A stretch of the Medicago truncatula cultivar Jemalong A17 chromosome 5, MtrunA17r5.0-ANR, whole genome shotgun sequence genome encodes the following:
- the LOC11407365 gene encoding uncharacterized protein → MDHHGIYTKDMSNKNVLEVPVSAEELKIRSELAMMIERDLEEEIKEGLYNLARRLLRIFQQRKERDAKDAAFVKVDNKIRALSEVIIRMRMEGGTKIEIKEVNKEANKKGCAFTPNFRPKKCLKEVKKIDWEKSLRAGSSPVPVKGSYVRSKQKDKIMMRGKNASEDKKLLQLVWKV, encoded by the exons ATGGATCATCATGGAATTTACACCAAAG atatgTCAAATAAAAATGTTCTTGAGGTTCCTGTTTCAGCAGAGGAGTTGAAGATACGAAGCGAGCTTGCAATGATGATTGAAAGAGATTTAGAAGAGGAGATTAAGGAAGGTTTATACAATCTTGCTCGTCGATTGCTCCGGATTTTTCAGCAGAGAAAGGAGAGAGATGCAAAAGATGCAGCATTTGTTAAAGTAGATAACAAAATTAGAGCACTTTCTGAGGTGATTATAAGGATGAGAATGGAAGGAGGaactaaaattgaaatcaagGAGGTTAACAAAGAAGCAAATAAAAAGGGTTGTGCTTTTACACCAAATTTTAGACCCAAAAAATGTTTGAAAGAAGTTAAGAAGATTGATTGGGAGAAGAGTTTAAGGGCAGGTTCAAGCCCTGTTCCTGTGAAAGGATCATATGTTAGATCAAAGcaaaaggataaaataatgATGAGGGGAAAAAATGCAAGTGAGGATAAGAAGCTACTTCAATTGGTGTGGAAGGTTTAA
- the LOC112422035 gene encoding zinc finger MYM-type protein 1-like: MAFGQWRRLVWAEVGHGPPPNIGKLRKYPQLILFFQVTHNILTSDFSPSTSSVTAHTSSHSLKRDRHTSSPSAAKVKKKKSVTLDHFYKKRVCESERDEQGMTPPSQPIKVPRIEEDITHMTQPVDVQRIEELHNAGDFLNSLERDPGKRSPIWTFPANHVDEIRRAYLNWGPYQKNILCLVQEIIQDGFRGWKRVRDGKNCAFLKHIGKDPCSHHNNAVKACNDLLNQRAHIRHGFQKQSSSQIMNNRLRLKASIDVVRWLTLQACAFRGHDEKVISKNQGNFLELLKLLASYNDEVAQVVLNNAPKNGKYTCHQVQKELLAILSSRVKKHIREEIGDSKFCIIVDEARDESQKEQMALVLRFVDKDGLIQERFFDMRCVTSTTSLSLKEAVCDILSRHNLDVSNLRGQWYDGASNMRGEWNGLQALFMKDCPYAYYIHCFAHRLQLALVTASREVKPIHKFFEKLTFIVNAVCSSPKRHDELQAAQLKENEYLLEIEEIVPGKGANQIGTVKRATDTRWGSHFSSICSLIRINMGITDVLCQALQLQAQDVVNAMFLVRNTKTLIQQLREDGWDKLLANVRYFCVRHAIEIPDLDDLHSTTRFGRSRLEDNQVTIEHYFRVEIFFTTIDKQLQELNSRFSEEAMDLLTLSCALTPKDSYKAFDVDTICTLVDKYYPMDFNDQEKIHLCYQLEQFIVDARKEPCLKNLSTIQELCSCLVATERNKIYFLIDRLLRLIMTLPVSTATTERSFSAMKIIKTRLRNKMGSGFLNDTMTVYIKREISASISYESVIDDFKLVGSRNDLF, translated from the exons ATGGCTTTTGGGCAGTGGCGGAGGCTTGTATGGGCTGAGGTGGGCCATGGCCCACCCCCAAATATTGGGAAATTACGAAAATACCCTCagcttattttgtttttccaagTGACCCACAACATTCTCACTTCAGACTTTTCCCCTTCCACTTCCTCTGTTACAGCACACACTTCTTCTCATTCTTTGAAGCGCGACCGCCACACTTCTTCCCCTTCTGCCGC aaaagttaagaagaagaagagtgtAACACTTGATCATTTTTATAAGAAGAGAGTTTGTGAGAGTGAAAGAGATGAACAAGGAATGACTCCTCCATCTCAACCTATTAAAGTTCCAAGAATTGAAGAAGACATAACTCATATGACTCAACCTGTTGATGTTCAAAGAATTGAAGAATTGCATAACGCGGGTGATTTTTTGAATTCTTTAGAACGTGATCCTGGAAAGCGTTCCCCAATATGGACATTTCCAGCAAATCATGTGGATGAAATACGAAGAGCTTATCTAAATTGGGGTCCATATCAAAAGAATATCCTTTGTCTGGTACAGGAGATCATCCAAGACG GTTTTAGAGGTTGGAAGAGAGTTAGAGATGGAAAGAATTGTGCTTTTCTTAAGCACATTGGGAAGGATCCTTGCTCACATCACAACAATGCAGTGAAAGCTTGTAATGACTTGTTGAATCAAAGGGCACACATTAGACATGGATTTCAAAAACAAAGCTCAAGTCAAATTATGAATAACCGACTACGTCTCAAGgcttcaattgatgttgttcgTTGGTTAACACTTCAAGCTTGTGCTTTTAGGGGTCACGACGAAAAGGTTATATCAAAAAACCAAGGTAATTTTCTTGAGTTGCTAAAACTTTTGGCCTCTTATAATGATGAAGTTGCACAAGTTGTGTTGAATAATGCTCCAAAGAATGGAAAATATACTTGCCATCAAGTTCAAAAAGAGCTCTTGGCAATTCTTTCTAGTAGAGTGAAAAAACATATCCGTGAGGAAATTGGTGATTCCAAGTTTTGTATCATTGTAGATGAAGCTCGCGATGAGTCACAAAAGGAACAAATGGCTCTTGTGTTAAGATTTGTTGATAAAGATGGTTTAATACAAGAGCGATTTTTTGATATGAGATGTGTTACCAGCACTACATCTTTAAGTCTTAAGGAAGCGGTGTGTGATATACTTTCTCGACATAACCTTGATGTTTCTAACCTTCGTGGTCAATGGTATGATGGTGCAAGCAATATGAGAGGAGAATGGAACGGTTTACAAGCATTGTTTATGAAGGATTGTCCTTATGCATACTACATCCATTGTTTTGCTCATAGATTACAACTTGCCTTGGTTACTGCATCAAGAGAAGTCAAACCAATTCATAAATTCTTTGAGAAACTGACTTTTATTGTCAATGCTGTTTGTTCTTCTCCTAAGAGACATGATGAGTTACAAGCTGCCCaactaaaagaaaatgaatatttgttgGAAATTGAAGAGATTGTACCTGGTAAAGGTGCAAACCAAATTGGTACTGTGAAACGGGCAACAGATACTCGATGGGGATCACATTTTAGTTCTATTTGTAGCTTGATCCGCAT AAATATGGGGATAACAGATGTGCTTTGTCAAGCCTTGCAACTACAAGCTCAAGATGTAGTTAATGCTATGTTTCTGGTTCGTAACACAAAAACTCTTATTCAACAATTGAGAGAAGATGGTTGGGATAAATTACTTGCTAATGTGAGATATTTTTGTGTAAGACATGCTATTGAGATTCCTGATCTCGATGATTTGCATTCAACAACAAGATTTGGACGCTCTCGTCTCGAAGATAACCAGGTAACAATAGAGCACTATTTTAgagttgaaatattttttactaccattgataaacaattacaagAGTTGAATAGTAGATTTAGTGAGGAGGCAATGGATTTGTTAACTCTAAGTTGTGCTTTGACTCCTAAGGATAGTTATAAAGCTTTTGATGTTGATACTATTTGCACTCTTGTTGATAAATACTATCCCATGGATTTCAATGATCAAGAGAAGATTCACTTGTGTTATCAACTCGAGCAATTCATTGTTGATGCCCGCAAAGAACCATGTTTGAAGAATTTATCAACTATTCAAGAATTATGCTCGTGTTTGGTTGCAACTGAGAGGAATAAAATTTACTTCTTGATTGATAGACTACTCCGCCTTATCATGACTCTTCCAGTTTCTACAGCCACAACTGAGAGATCTTTTTCAGCAATGAAGATTATCAAGACTAGGTTGAGAAACAAGATGGGAAGTGGGTTTCTAAATGATACCATGACAGTTTATATCAAAAGGGAAATTAGTGCAAGTATTAGTTATGAGTCAGTTATTGATGATTTCAAGTTAGTTGGATCGCGTAACgacttattttaa
- the LOC11405810 gene encoding zinc-finger homeodomain protein 1, translated as MDFDEDQEEEQDEELCMGGGNYDSLPNSSRVVKMPGGTEPIMVTHPLRNILNNNNNNNNNNNGNSNIGGVVGNGKARYRECLKNHAVGIGGHALDGCGEFMPAGSEGTLESLKCAACNCHRNFHRKESSADVTAGDPFLLTHHHHHPPPPPQFAAYYRTPAGYLHVSGQQRTGTLALPSTSGGGGGTQSTREELEDVSNPSGGGSGSSKKRHRTKFTQEQKDKMLELAEKLGWRIQKHDEGLVQEFCNESGVKRHVLKVWMHNNKHTLGKKP; from the coding sequence ATGGATTTTGATGAAGATCAAGAAGAGGAACAAGATGAAGAGTTATGTATGGGTGGAGGAAATTACGACTCTTTACCTAACTCATCAAGAGTTGTTAAGATGCCTGGTGGAACTGAACCTATCATGGTGACTCATCCACTCAGAAACatcctcaacaacaacaacaacaacaacaacaacaacaatggaaACAGCAACATAGGTGGTGTTGTTGGAAATGGTAAAGCAAGGTATAGAGAGTGTCTGAAGAATCATGCTGTAGGTATTGGGGGTCATGCTCTTGATGGTTGCGGTGAGTTTATGCCGGCAGGAAGTGAAGGAACTTTGGAGTCACTAAAATGTGCTGCTTGTAACTGCCACCGTAACTTCCACCGAAAAGAGTCATCGGCAGATGTTACTGCCGGTGACCCTTTTCTGTTGACACACCATCATCACCATCCACCACCTCCGCCACAATTCGCGGCTTATTATCGAACTCCAGCGGGGTATTTGCATGTTTCTGGACAGCAGAGGACTGGGACACTTGCTTTGCCGTCTACTTCTGGTGGCGGTGGAGGGACGCAGAGTACGAGGGAAGAGCTTGAAGATGTTTCGAATCCAAGTGGTGGAGGAAGTGGTTCAAGTAAGAAGAGGCATAGGACAAAATTCACGCAGGAACAGAAGGATAAGATGTTGGAGTTAGCTGAGAAATTGGGTTGGAGAATTCAGAAACATGATGAAGGTTTGGTTCAAGAATTCTGTAATGAAAGTGGTGTTAAGCGTCATGTTCTTAAGGTTTGGATGCataacaacaaacacactcttGGTAAGAAGCCCTAG